GATAGGCCACCTTGCCGACCAGCTGCCACCAACGGCGGATCGTCGCCACCGCGAACGCGGCGGTGTCGTGGTCGTCGCCCACGCTCACCCAACCGGCATCAGCGCCCAGGTCGTAGACCCCGTAGGGGATCGCCTTGCCGATGTTGGGGTCGGGGAAGTCGTGCACCTCCACCCGCACCGGAGACCCCTTGGGCTGCCACTCGCGGCCGGTGTTGCCGAGGTTGCCGACCACCTCCTTCTTCTTGGTGTCGACGCTGATCACCGGCTGCCCCGCGGCCAGATGCACCTTGGCCTGCTCGTTGAGGGAGCGGAACTGGCCGTCCCGGTCGGGATGCTGGGCGCCCTCTGTCTGCTTGGCGGTGGCCTGCAACGAGGAGCCCAGCCCGGCCAGCAGCCCGGCCACGGTGTTGGCGCTGACCGGGTGGCCCTGCGCGCCCAGCTCGTCGGCCAGGGTGTGGGTCGACGTGCACGTCCACCGCAACGGCGAGGTGGGGTCGCCCCGGGCGGTCGGCTCCACCAGGGCATCCAAGGCGTGCAGCAGGTCGGGGTCGTGTGCGGTCGCCTTGGGGCGTCCCGCGCCTGGCCGGCGGGCCCGCCGGGTCCGCTCGGGCCCGTGGTCGATCTCGGTGGTCCCGGCCTTGGCCGTGGCGCGGCTCAGGCCCGACGCACGGGCGACCATCGCGATCCCGCCGCGGCCCAGCGCCCGCGCCTGCGCGCCGGCCAGCAGGCGCCGCTGCCGCTCATCTAGATGCGGCGACAGCACCGCGAACATCGCCGCCAGCGCCTCCTCGGTCACCTCCATACCGGGACACTACACGCATAAGTAATTCTGTGACGGGTCCTAAGTGGTGTCCACGCCGCAGTCGCGGCCGGTGAGGTGGACGCCACAAGGTCCCGGTCGCACCGGGCGCGGACGGCGTGATTCCGCCAGAATCAGAACCAGGGTGGTCGCGGCCGGGCGGCCCGGTCTCTACGCCGCCGGGGCGGCCGGTGTCACCGGCCCGCGGTGGCGGCGGTCGGGTCAAGGACGGCCGGCAAGGCCGGTCCGAAGGACCGCGAAGCGCCCTTGAGGCGACCGCCGCATGCCGTGGGATGCGGCCGGTCGGTCGCGACAACGGCCGGTCCGTGGTCCGGTGCAGGATCCGGGCCGCGGCGCCGAAGGCGAGGCCGTTCCTCGGCCTGTGAGCGGCCCGGCGCAGCCGGACAGCGTAACGCGTCTGCCTTCAACGGTGTTCCGGCGCGGCCAGTTCCAGGTGTCGGCGTCGAGCGCTCGGCGGCGGCTCCTGTGAGGTCTCCAGTGAGCGCCTGGGCGTTGGCTTGCCTCATCGCGAGACAGGTCAGCAGGAGTGTGGCGGGTGTTCGTGCCCAGGAAGTTCCAGGCCACAATGATCGCCCGCGTCGGCGGGGACCTGTGGCGCTACCTCGCCGGCGGACACGGCCAGGCCGACTACTACCTCAGGCCCGACGGCACCCCCTGCGAGGCAGCCGCCGAACTCCACGGCCGGCTGTGGCAGCGGCTCGGCCTGGACCGGCTGGACCGGGCGGCGTTCCAGCGCCTGGCCGCCGGCCGGCACCCCCTCACCGGCGCCCGGCTGGTCAAGACCTCCCACGTCACCAAGCCCGACCCGATCACCGGCGCGCCGCTCCCGCACGGTGGCATGCGCGTGCCGGGGATCGACTGCAACCTCAGCCCACCCAAGTCCGTCTCTGCCCTGCTGCCGTTCGCCACCCCTACCGAGCGGCAGCCCTGGAACGCGCGCACCAGGCCGCCGTCCGCCTCACCCTCGAGGAGCTGGAGGCGCGGGTAGCGGCCTGCCGGCCAACCATCGACGGCGAGCAGCTCCACGCGCCCGGGGAGCTTGCCGTGGCGGTGTTCACCCACCACACCAGCCGGCCCACCAGCGAGACCGCCACCGAGCCGGGCCGGCCCCCCGACCCGCAACTCCACAGCCACGCCTTCATCTTCAACCTGGCCTTCTGCCAGGGCCGCTTCCTGGCGATCGACTCCCGGCCCGTCTACCAGTTCGCCACCACCGCCGAGGCGATCTACTCCTGCGAGCTGGCCGCCGAGCTGCAACGCCTGGGCTACCAGCTCACCTGGCAGGAGACCCGCAAGGGCCGCACCTGGGAGCTCGCCGGCGTCGACCGGCGCCTGACCGACCTGTTCTCCAGCCGCCACCGCCACCTCCAACAGCAGGTCGCCGCCTTCCAGGCCCGGCGCGGCCGGCCGCCGACCCTGCGGGAGCGCGGCCGGCTCGCCGCGCGATCGCGCCCCGAAGAGCAACGCCTGCCGAGCGCCGCACTGGCCCGCCTACCACGCCGTCCTAGCCCGCCACAGCCTGCAGGCCCCCACCCCGCTCCGCAAGCGGAGGCGAGCGTCCAGGCCGCTGGCCGAGCGGGAGGCGGCCGTGCGGGCGCGGCTGCTGGCCCCCGACGGCCTCACCCACCAGGACGCCACCTTCGATGCCGCCACTCTCACCAAGGCCACCTACCAGGCCGCCACCGGCCTCCTCGACGCCGAAGAGGCCCGTGCGTTCCTCGACCGGTTGCTGGCCGGCCCGGACCTGGTCCCGGTCGCCACCCCCCAAGGGCCGGGATTCACCACCGCGGCCCTGCTCGCCCAGGAACGAAGGATCGTCCAGGTCGCCCGCGCCAAGGCCGCCACCCGCACGCTGGCTCCGCGGCCCGAGCTGCTCGGCCGCGCCGCCCAACTTGCTAACTTGACCGGCCCGCGGCTCTCCAAGGAGCAGCTCGCGGCACTGCGGCATCTTGGGGCGCCGGTCGGATGGGCGTCGCTGGAAGGCCGCGCCGGCACCGGCAAGACCACCCTGCTCCGCGCCCTGCTGCGCGCCTACCGGGGCAACGGCCAGCAGGTCGTGCTCGTCTCCACCGCCGCGGAGACCGCCCGGCGCACCGCCCGCGAGCTCAGCCTGGACCAGGGCTACACGGTCGAGGCGTTCGCCCGCGCCGTGGCCACCGGCAGGCTCAAGCCCACCGGGGACTGGGTGGTGCTGGTCGAGGAGGCCGCCATGGTGGACACCCCGCGCATGGCCGCCCTGCTCGACGCGGCCGGCCCGGCCGCGATCCGCACCCTTGGCGACCCGGAGCAGGCCCAGCCGGTTGGCCCGGGCGGCTGGCAGCGCCTGGTGGACCAGGCGGTCGGCGGCCACGTCGAGCTCACGCGCGTCGTCCGGCAGCGCGACCTCGCCGACCGCGAGGCGTGCCAGGCGATCCGCGACGGTCACGCCCCCGATGCGCTCGCCAGCTTGCAGGCCCGCGGCCGGTTGCACCTGGCACCGGACCGGTCGACCGCGGTCAAGGAGGTCGTGCACGCCTGGGACGAGCACCGCCGTGCTCGTGGGCTCGAAGGGGTGGCGATCGTGACCGACACCGACAACGCCACGGTCGATACCCTCAACGCGCTGTGCCAAGCCCGGCGCCATGCTGCTGGGGAACTCACCGGCCCCGCAGTCACGGTCGTGGATCGGGCTTACAGCCGCGGTGAGCAGTTCTACGCCGGGGACCGGGTGCGGTTCGTCCGCCCCTACCGCGCCAACGACGACCTTCTCCCTACCTACGTTGCGAACGGAACTGCCGGCCAGGTCCTTGCCGTCGATCCGGATCGCGGCCAGGTCGTGGTCCGCGTCGACGACGGCCGCACCGTCACCGTCCAGCCCGCCATCCATGAGGACGCCCAGCCGCTGCGGCTCGGGTACGCCGGCCACGCGCTGAAGCTGCAGGGCGGCCAGGCCGCGGTGGTACTGGTGCTGCCGGGCGGCTGGCAGACTTCGCGGCAGTCGGCCTACTCGATGGCCACCCGCTGCGTGGAGGAGTTCCACGTGTTCGTTGACGCGGCCACCCAGCAGGCCGGCCCCTACCGCGACACCGATCCCGTCGAGGCGCTGGACGCGCGGTGGACCCGCGACGCCAGCAAGCACGCCGCAGCTAGCCGTATTGATTGGACCGAGGAGCTCGATGGGCCGGCTCGGGGTTGGCGGGGCACGGACGATCCGTTGGTGGTGCCCCCGCCCGAGCCGCACGAGCTGGCACGAGCCATCCAGCCACACGACTTGGATCTTGGCCATGACCTCAGTGACGGACTTGCGATCGAACTCTGAGCCCGCGCCGATTCTGGCGGAATCACCACCGCAACCCTTGGTGAATCGTTGCACTTGAGTTGGAGGTTCGGCTTGTCGGGCTCAACTGCTAGGGTCCGCCGGTGACGGCAAGCCTCGAGCGGGCTGTCGAACGCGGACGCCCGCTGCATTGGGACGTGATCGCAGTGACCAGCAAGTATGAGCCGGATCCGGCAAGCATTCCGCTGTTCCTCCGCGAGCACGTCGGCGTCGACCCCAACGATGCCGCCGTGGTCCTGGACCTGGCCGCGATCGGCATCACCAACGGCACCTGGCGCAACAGCCCGCTCGAGGACTGGCACGGTGAGGGCCGCATCCATGACGGCGGGATGCTGCGCGCCAACGTCGCCACCACCAAACTCGTCCGCAGCATCCTCGACGACCACCTCGATAACGCCTTCGCCTACGCCGGCGAGGAGCTCGTCGCGACCGAGGACCTCGCCGAGCTGGACAGCGACTTCACCGACGAGCTGTTCGCCGACGTCTTCCAACGGCTGTCGGACCCCGACCGGGTCCTGCCGGACGGGCGCACGCTCGGCCAACTCGCCGGTAAGCAGCTCGACGAGCTCGCCGACCACATGGACCAAGCGCTCGGCGGCGTCGCTGCCAGCGCCGAACGGCGCGGCCTGGACTTCGCGGCGCAGCGCGCCGCGCTTCACGGCGGGCTGGCGTGCGATCACTGGTGGGGTACGCCATGGTGGCCCGACGTCG
The Actinomycetes bacterium genome window above contains:
- a CDS encoding ISAzo13 family transposase translates to MEVTEEALAAMFAVLSPHLDERQRRLLAGAQARALGRGGIAMVARASGLSRATAKAGTTEIDHGPERTRRARRPGAGRPKATAHDPDLLHALDALVEPTARGDPTSPLRWTCTSTHTLADELGAQGHPVSANTVAGLLAGLGSSLQATAKQTEGAQHPDRDGQFRSLNEQAKVHLAAGQPVISVDTKKKEVVGNLGNTGREWQPKGSPVRVEVHDFPDPNIGKAIPYGVYDLGADAGWVSVGDDHDTAAFAVATIRRWWQLVGKVAYPEASRLLVTADAGGSNGYRSRLWKVELGKLAAETGLAVTVCHFPPGTSKWNRIEHRLFSQISMNWRGRPLVSHEVVVDLIGATTTRTGLKVRAELDRGSYPTGVKVTDAELGAVPLTRHGW
- a CDS encoding relaxase domain-containing protein yields the protein MFVPRKFQATMIARVGGDLWRYLAGGHGQADYYLRPDGTPCEAAAELHGRLWQRLGLDRLDRAAFQRLAAGRHPLTGARLVKTSHVTKPDPITGAPLPHGGMRVPGIDCNLSPPKSVSALLPFATPTERQPWNARTRPPSASPSRSWRRG
- a CDS encoding AAA family ATPase — translated: MRARLLAPDGLTHQDATFDAATLTKATYQAATGLLDAEEARAFLDRLLAGPDLVPVATPQGPGFTTAALLAQERRIVQVARAKAATRTLAPRPELLGRAAQLANLTGPRLSKEQLAALRHLGAPVGWASLEGRAGTGKTTLLRALLRAYRGNGQQVVLVSTAAETARRTARELSLDQGYTVEAFARAVATGRLKPTGDWVVLVEEAAMVDTPRMAALLDAAGPAAIRTLGDPEQAQPVGPGGWQRLVDQAVGGHVELTRVVRQRDLADREACQAIRDGHAPDALASLQARGRLHLAPDRSTAVKEVVHAWDEHRRARGLEGVAIVTDTDNATVDTLNALCQARRHAAGELTGPAVTVVDRAYSRGEQFYAGDRVRFVRPYRANDDLLPTYVANGTAGQVLAVDPDRGQVVVRVDDGRTVTVQPAIHEDAQPLRLGYAGHALKLQGGQAAVVLVLPGGWQTSRQSAYSMATRCVEEFHVFVDAATQQAGPYRDTDPVEALDARWTRDASKHAAASRIDWTEELDGPARGWRGTDDPLVVPPPEPHELARAIQPHDLDLGHDLSDGLAIEL